A window of Eucalyptus grandis isolate ANBG69807.140 chromosome 4, ASM1654582v1, whole genome shotgun sequence genomic DNA:
GATTGAGATAGTGAGCATCGCTTTAGGCTTGGTGGGAGGGAGCACAATTCGCCCTTCCTTGCCAGTTAGCTTGAGAGCCCTCATTGCACAGGCAACGAACGACAGAGCACAGTACCGGATGCTGAGGATTTTGGAGGAAGTGAATGGCAAAGTCCCCGTGGTGCACATCGAAGATGCGTGCGAGGCGCACATCTTCTGCATAACGCAGCAGCATTCCATTAGCGGCAGGTTCTTATGTGCCAGTGACTACGTGAAGACCGCAGACATTGCCCGCCATATCAGGGAAAGCTTCCCAGAAATCCAGATTCCTGAAGAGTAAGCCAGAATGGACATTTTGTTTTAGCCTTCTAGGCAAGAACACTGCAGGACAAAAATCAATCTCACAAGAATTAAATTGCTGGCAAATCGATTCCTCAGGAAGCTGACTAAGTTCTTGTGATGATGTGCTTCAGGTTCATCGAGGACACGGGAAGAGAGATTGCTTGGGGATCCTCGAAGCTCGAGGAAATGGGGTTCAAGTACAAGTACGATCTCAAGATGATAATAGAGGATAGCATCAATTGTGCTCGGATGTCTGGGGATATAACCTCTCAATACTAGTAATTTGGTTTCGAACTGACCCTCTGTTTCACAAAGAATGTGTGATTTTGAagacattttcctaaaaataaaaaaatgtattaattatcgacaacaatttatgttttcttatttttgtggacaatgagaaatatttttcattccaCTTTTGTGTAAGAGATGCAAACgatcaattttaggaaaatattttcccaattactcatttttcactaaataaatGCATCTTGAATGTTAGTAGAAGTTCAATATGTGATGAAGAGGTGATGGAAAGGTTATGTGAATCAGCTTTCGATAACCTTGGGATTGAAGTGTTGTATTATATTTATGGATATTAGAGAATTCCTTATAAGAGAATCACATCAgtcatattattaaatattagaGATATTATTTGATATTAGAAATGTTTAGAGGAAGCTAGCTCACTTGCCCAGCTTATCACTCCCAAGCCAGTTTTGATTAGGTTGCTACTAACAACAGGCGacgtttttgattttttttttgtttaggaaGGGAGCACATCATTTCGATTGCCAATTTTCCTCAGaatcaaatttttcttctctaaatCTGGGCAAAATACAATAGTGAACATTTTACAAGCTGCATCTTGCAGTCAGATATATCTTCTCAGGAAGAAGAAGCTGTAGTCCTAACTTTCTAAGAATATGCTCaatcaaattaaacaaaaagaaaaaggggaaacaGCAAAAGCGAGAACAAAAGGGCACACAAATTACACGTTCGTTTTGGTGAAATCTAAGCATCAACTCTCCTGGACATTGTAGAAGGACCCTAGGTGGCCTGGTTTGCTCTACCAATTTGTTCGGTCGCCTCTTTCAATGATGTCCAGGAACTGAAATCCGAATCATCCTCTACTCTCCTACTGACCAAATTCACTACACAGCTCAGCCCCAGCAATCATAACAAGAATTCCGAACCGTCGAAGGAACAGTCCAGGTTGAAATCATCCTTGCCTAGCGAGAAAGCCGAGAAAGCCGCGTCCCCCATTGGGGAATTGGTGACCGAGGTTGGAGCTGAGACTATTTCTGTGAGGCCGGACTCTGGCGTCTGCACGCTGATGGGAGGGCAGAAGTTGGCCATGTGGTCCAGCGACAGGGAAAAGTAATTGGACCCTGATGTCGCCGGCGACGAGAAAGTGTCCATGAAGCCGTCATCCATCAGCGCATCAGCAAAGTAATCCCTCTCTCCATTCTCGGTCTCGACTGCGGGGGAGGAGAAGGTGAACAACGGGAACACATCATCCTGCCTCGCGTTCTCAGCTTTAACGTTGAGTCCCCATTTGAAGCTCAAAAGGGTGTCTAGAGATGGTTTGGGCTGTTCTTGCCGGATTGCAGTTGCTTTCGGAGGCTCTTCCTTGATGATCGGGTCTGGACTGATGGCTGAACTACGGGCTTGGATGCAAGTGTGTCGCCCGCGGTACTTGACTTCGACGACAGTCGGATCTTGGTCCGATCTCTGGACTTGCTTCGTAGCCAAACAGCCTTGGGCATTGCGGTGAGTGCATCTGTAATATGCCCTGTAAAAAGCACAGATCCTGTTTAGGACAATGCTGCGCAAACGAACATACTGTCTCTAGAACAAGAATCTACTTGGTTAGGCACCGATCGTGCCTCCCCCAACTGTTCCGACATTTCCGATGACAATAACTAACGAAAGATACTACAACGATTCAGCTGCAAGACCCACGTGCCGCGAAAGAAGCTGACAATTGCTGGCAAGGGGCAACCAGAGGACAAGAAACTTGAAAGGAATAACAGAGTAAAATGGATTGGATAAGCATTGCGGCTGAATCCACAAGTGGTCGCGTTACAAAGCGAGGGTCAATGCATGAATCTCGGCTCGCCTATCAACACAGGGAGCTCAAAATTCATGGGGGCAGCCCAAAAAAATGCTTCTCTTTGTCGTGGGTTCACACCATAATGTCTAATTAACTCATCGCAGGGTAAAAGGTCGAGGCTTTTTTCGTATCTGCTCTTTCTGAAATCATCATTCGCCAGTTAACGAAGAATTTGATCGAAAGCAGAACAGGGCGAGGACTGGGAATGGAGAATTTACCGAGGGAAACGAGCTCCAAGAATCTccttttgcccatactttctccAGCTATAGCCATCCTCGTGATGCCCCTCTAGTCCGGCTTCGGAGTTCAACTGGACCTGCTCCGTCCACCGCGGCATCGTCTTCCTGCGTTTCGCAAA
This region includes:
- the LOC104442163 gene encoding probable WRKY transcription factor 53, coding for MEKVISWEQHNLISELVQGKDLAKQLRNHLVSPSSSRETHEYFVEKILSCYQKSLAMLNCDALAEEHRPAFSIGTSGSPKDEGDACKKRKTMPRWTEQVQLNSEAGLEGHHEDGYSWRKYGQKEILGARFPRAYYRCTHRNAQGCLATKQVQRSDQDPTVVEVKYRGRHTCIQARSSAISPDPIIKEEPPKATAIRQEQPKPSLDTLLSFKWGLNVKAENARQDDVFPLFTFSSPAVETENGERDYFADALMDDGFMDTFSSPATSGSNYFSLSLDHMANFCPPISVQTPESGLTEIVSAPTSVTNSPMGDAAFSAFSLGKDDFNLDCSFDGSEFLL